Below is a window of Sulfurisphaera ohwakuensis DNA.
TGTAGGCTTCCTAGCGTTAAGCACATTGTCCTATAACTTCAATTTATGGGAATTCCTAGCGATAACTTTCATAATGGGGATGGGTATGGGAATGTTTGTAGCCCCTAGTACTTCATCAATTATGGGTGGTGTTCCAGGTAGGGATAGAGGAGCAGCAGCAGGAATGAGGAATACTCTCTGGTCTGGTGCACAAACTGCAAGTTTCGCTATATTCTTTACTATAATAATAAGTGTACTGTCCTTAACGTTACCTAACGCACTTTATAATGCATTTATACACGCTGGTGCACCCCAATTAGCTCCTATAGCTTCTAAAATACCAGTGAGTGCTGCACTGTTTTCAGCTTTCCTCGGCTATGACCCTGTTAAGACTCTATTATCTGCATTACCTCCTCAAATAATTTCATCATTAAGCAAGTCGGTAATCGATACTATAACCAGCAGACAATGGTTCCCACAAGCTATTGCACCACCATTTATGCATGCACTCAGGGTCTCGTTCTATATCTCATCGGCCTTAGATTTCATAGCTGCAGCACTTTCGCTATTTTTAAGACGCATAGAGACCACACAAAAGTGGGCTTAATTAATTAAAGCCACAATAAATTTTTATGCTAAAGGGAAAAATTTTCTTCGATTGATAAAAGCCCATGATGTAGTTAAAACTTTTTAACTTTATCCACTATTAAAAATTACCTTGTAATATAGATAATTTATGAAGAGCCTTTTTATCTACTTCCTCAAGCAATTAATATTAAGTGAGCCTGCCATTTATAATATGCTGTTCGGCTTTATTATTTCTTTAGTTATCTCTAGAATAACAAACCTTATTGTAAGCTTAAATGTTTCTGAAAATCTAATACTTAGCATACTTTCAGTTGGAGTGAGTTTTATACTCCTTTATAACTTTTCTTCTCTTCCCTTCTTTATTAAGTTCGGAAGATTAAGGTTTGGATTATACTTAATATTACTTTACCTTTCTGGGGAAATAGTAGCGCTATTTTACACGCTGTTGCTTATTATCTTATACCGCTTCCTTTTTAGTAATCTTGCGACTTTTAGTATCCCATACTTTCTCATTATGACCCTTTTAGTCTTTCTATTTATAGTATCCATTTCCACGTTTTTATCGTTTATACTGACTAATGGAAGGCTGGACAGCCCTGTAATTATGACAATTTACCCTATAATAGTTGTACCAACATTTATATTCTCTTTTTACAAGAGTGAGGTAAATCCTCTTTGGATATTTGGGATGATGAGTGAAAATATTCCAATTCCTCTTACTGTGGGTATTATTTTCTTGGTATCTCCAATAATTTTCATATATTTGCTAATATTTTTGATAAAAAAGTTTCTAAGCTAGCTCATATTTTCTTACAGCAACCAAACCAGCAACCAAGCATTATCGGATTAATTTTGCTTAGATCTTTTGATTTTCTATTAGTACTTACTACCACCAATTTTTATCACCTTTTACTACGTTAGTAAATTATAATTAAAAAGAATTCATTTAGTTAATGAGTTTTAACTCTATTCATCATTTTTATTACTTTTTACGGGATTTAAATTATGGAATTAGAGAAATCTATGATAAAAAGGTTTTCGTTCTCTCCAACTGCAATATCTTATTTACTCGGAATGATGTTACTGGACTCATTAGGACTTTATTTTGCACTAAATAGTATTAAAAACATAGATGCAGGAATAATATGGTACAGTGTTGCGATATTACTGTTGGTAGCTAGCTTATCAACAGGTTTTAGCATTACAGTAGTCTACCAATCCTCTGCATTAGCTTACTATATAAGATTTAGTAGACTTAAAATGTCTAACTACATCCTGAGTTTATTCATAGGTTCACTAATCTCTGCGACTATTTACTCGGTAACTTTCGCAGCTCTCATTACACCATTAATAACTAAACTAACACTTGACCACTTTTACGAAATTATCAGGCTTGATAATATTATACCCTTCATAGCCTCAGCTCTGATCTCAAGTCTCTTCATCCTATCCTTAACCTTTACAATCATTGCAACATTACTAGTCAAGGTTGGGGCTAAAGCGTCGAACTATACTTACTACATCTTCTTTGTATTGTTAGCAATTTCAGAACTCTCGCCTTCAGCCTCATCATCACTTAACCCCTTCTACGAAGCTGAAAATATAATTTCTTACTCCCTCATCCACGATAGCATAAGTATTTACTCCATTGAAGTAGCATTACTGGCGATAGTCTTATTGTTATTAGGGAATTTGATTTTGAAGAAGATTAAGGCACTAAGACTGGAAGAGGTAGTGTGGTAATGCTGGAGATTAAAGATTTATCTATCTATTTCGAGGGCTTTATAGTCCTAAAAAATATTAACTTAAAACTTGACAATCAATTGTGTGTAATACTAGGTCCTAATGGTTCCGGAAAAACTACCTTGCTAAGAGCTATCTCTGGAATAATTCCATACGGGGGTTCGATAAAGATAAACGGTAAGGAGGTTAGGAGTGCTAAGAGGGTTTTAGAATACTCCACAAACCTTCAAGAGGTATACACTATAGGTAATTCCGCATGGGATACTGCGAAAATAATAGCGGAGATTAAAGGCGGAGATTTAAAAGAATTCACAAGCATCTTAAGCTATCTGGACGTAGATAGAAAGGTGATACACAAGCCTATGTATAAAATGTCTACTGGACAGAGGAGTTTAGTATCGTTAGCACTGGCGCTCTTTACGAGGCCTCAAATAGTTACTATCGACGAGCCGATAGAGAATGTCGACGTCAATAGGAGGGATAGGGTGATATCGTTATTACGCGAAAGGGTTGATGAGGGTATAATCGTAACGCATCAGAAGGAGTTAATCAAGATGTTAAATGATAATAATAAGAAGGAAGTGATAGTTTATACGATAGTTAACGGTGAGCTTGTTGAAGGTAATAAAATGTAATAGAAAAGCGAGGGGAAAAAATGTATATATAGCATGCTGGGTTGGTTGTTGGTTCAGTTGTTGGACTTCGAGTGAAGTTAAAAAATCTTAACTATAATCTAAGTTTAAATCCATTGTTAGGGAAATTACTAAAGGGTGGAAGAATTATTAGTAAAGAAATAGATATTCAGAAATCCGTAGAAATAAGCGAGAATCTTTATCATCGTGTTATGCTTAACGCAGCAAAGACAATATTAGATTTCATAGGGCTTGGAAGTCTTACTACTTTTTTATTAATAAGCCTTGTCTCAAACCCTATTACTTTTAACATTAGCATACTAGTCTTTTCCACCATATACATGTTTATCTCTTGGAGGATGAGTAGGTTTGTATATCCATTTATTAAGGCATTTAACTCTCATAAATCTTCGTTAATTGTTAAGAAATTTCCCTTACTTGTTAAGCTAACCTACACGCTTTCGCTCTTAATACTTTACGTCCTATTTCTACTCTCATTTTACATTCACTTCCTATCTAATTTACCAATTTTTCTTGTAGGTGCATACATATCTTTCATTGGGATTCAGTTAATTACTACCATAAGATTTCTAAAAGAGAACTCTATAGAATACGTTCTAGTTACATCATATATTCTTTCAGGAGTAGCTATCATAATATCTCCTTTCCATATAACAACCCTCCTAATCCCGCCATTCTTAGCCTTTTTGTACAAATTGATAAGGAGGGCTGAGGAATGGAGCTAGAGAAATTAATAAAACTGCTGAAGGATAATAAGGAGTTAAATGTTGGAGTTAGGTTAGGGATTCTGCTAGGTCTTTATTATACTAGGTCTGCATGGTTTAAGGAATTGTTGGAAGCTACTGGGTTAAATAAGGCAGAACTATATCAGCACCTTAAGATCTTGCATAAGAGTGGATACGTGGAGATTAAATATATCCCTACAGTTGAAGGTAAGAGGTTGAAGGTTTTTATAACTAAAAAAGGGGATGAAGTAGTAAGGCAAGTCGTTGAACTGTTAAGGAAGAAGTAATCTTATCGCTTTAAGAAGTTTTAACCTTATGGGGGGTGTTCTCAAACAGTCATCTTATTCGACAATGAATAGTAAAATTATATTTGACTAGAAATTTTATCGGATAATTATCTAGGTCTAGAGATAAATGGAATAGCAGTTTACGTAAAATCCTAACGATAAGATAATTTTTAAATCATCAGCTTAAGTAATGAATATTGTTACTATGAAAACGATATAACTTATCCTATTCACTGAAATTAGATATAAGTATTAGAAAATTCTTTGTAAGAACTATCTTGTGCAACGATTTTCCAATAAATGCTATTTGAGGTCCTTCAGATGGATGAGCTTCTCGCTTTCATCCAGCTCGTAACTGTCGTTCCTAATAATGATCATGAGTTTGTATTTCCCGTTTTTGTCCTTCCAATAGCCTGGAGGTCTCGGTTCGAACCACTTTGGTAATTTCCCCTCCTTCTTTTCCTTAATTAATGAAAGGAAGCTTCTCCAGTCCTCGGTGTTCTTCCTAGCAACTTGTTGTGCGTTAACTTTTAGCATTTGTTTGTACTTTTCGTAAATCACCTTCTCAGTTTTTATCGAAATTCACTCTCTCCTCCTTCTTGAACTGTTGTATTCTTAACCAGTTGACCTCGTTCCAAAACTTGGCTTTTGTTATACCCAGTTCTTTTAGTTTCTCGTGGGTGTTCTTGTGTACGATGAGTTTATCTATGTTAGTCCTCTTTCATCCATTGTTCCTCGATGTATTTCTTTATTGTCTCGCTTGATAGGTTACCAGCTGTTGATACAAGGTAGTTTCTGGTACAGAGTTTTTCCTTCTGTATGTTTTCTTAGTTCTGGGAATTTCTTCAACACCAGCCTAGCTGACTTACCCTTGAAGTAGTTTGCTAGGTATGAGGGAGAATATCTGGGTGGGCAGTTTACGAAGAGGTGTATGTGGTCTGGCATTACTTCTAGGGCTATTATTTCGCAACCTAATTCTTCAGCAATTGATTTTAAGACCTCTTTAGTATATTCAGCAACGTCTCCAATTAACACGTCTCTATGGTATTTTGGAATCCATACGAAATGGTAGTTGCATAGATATTTCGCATGCCTTGTTGATTTATATTCCATAATACTTTAAAGTATTCAGATTTTAAAACTTTGCCCCGTCCCTAGAAGGGGTGAGGCTTGTCGTTCTTCTTGTCATAATTAAGAGGAAAATATATATTAGAATCGTAGATCTTATTTAGCATTTAATAAGTGAAATTTGTAATGCATAAGAAAAAACAAGTTTTAATTTTCATGATTAAGTAAAAGGAATAAATACCTTTTCTTTATTACTTTTCTCTATAATAAAACCATCTTCTCTGACAGAAATTTTGAACACGTCTCCTTTAGTTTCCTCATAAATTTTAGATGCTTTCACTATTTTCATGAAAATTGAAATAGCTTCTGCTATTTTATCTAAACTCCATAAAGTCAAAGGAGCATTGAATCGTCTAAGTAAAAGTAAATCTTTGAATGTTTGACAGAAATTAAGTCCTAATAATTCACAATTTTTCTCTACTTCATCTGCAGATAATGGTATATCATAGTTTTCAATACAACTTCTCCATTGTATTAAAGTCCTCAACGTTCTGTAAGAGTTTTCTAAACTACTTTTCTCGTCTCCTCTAAAAAATGCTAAAAGAGAAATTATGTAGAGAGCGATAACTGCTTTGCCTAATCTTTCACAACTCTTTTCTGTCTTCACAAACTTTACATTAGGTAGTTCCCCACATATTGGTTCCGATTTCATTATGTATAAACATAAAGGATCCCCTTCTTTACATAAATTTTCTAACTGTTCTTTACTCAATACGACTGGTGAAAACCCTTCTGAAGCTAGTTCTAGTAGTAAAGTTTTATCCTCACTTATTGCTACGACGTTTATATCTGACAGTCCTTCCACATAATCTTTCTTTCCATAAGAGCCAAAATAACCTAAATATGAAGCTCTTGTGCAGAGTCCTTTTAAATTTTCACTCACACAAATATTTAATAACTGTACTTTTTAGCTTTAAGTGGTAGATTTATTCATGCAATTTCAGATTTCTAAGTTGGAGGAAAATGTTCATTATTATCCGTTAAGTCAACTTGAACAATATGGTATAAATATTCGTAAATACCCCTATTCTATCAGAGTTCTAGTAGAAAATGTAATTAGAAATTTTGATGGAAAAAAGATTACTGAGGATGATTTAGAGGCCATATTAAAGTGGCAAGTAGGGAAGGAATTTTCATTTTTCCCTACTAGAGTTATCATGCAAGATTACACTGGTGTACCATTACTTGTTGATCTAGCAGCAATGAGGGATGAAATGAAAAGAAAGGGTAAAGATCCAAAAATTGTTAACCCAGTTGTTCCAGCAGACTTAATAATTGATCATTCTATTCAAGTTGACTATTATGGCACTTCCTATGCCTTATCATGGAACATGAAGAAAGAATTTGAAAGAAATGAGGAAAGATACAAGTTTTTAAAATGGGCACAATTAAGCTTTAGGAATTTAAGGGTTATACCCCCTGGTAACGGAATAATTCATCAAATAAACTTAGAGTATTTAAGTAAAGTAATTGATATCAGAGAAGTAAAAGGAGTGCAGACAGCTTTCCCAGAAATAGTAATTGGGACAGATTCTCATACTACAATGGCTAATGGAATTAGTGTATTATCATGGGGTGTTGGAGGTTTAGAAGCTGAAGCTGTACTTTTAGGCGAACCTTATACAATGACAGTACCAGAAGTTATTGGAGTAAAATTAGTTGGTGAAATTAATGAGGGTGTAACTCCAACTGATATAGTTCTTTATATCACTGATATTTTGAGGAAAAAAGGAGTTGTAGGTAAATTTGTTGAATTCTTTGGTCCTTCATTATCAAAACTCTCTGTACCAGATAGGGCTACTATAGCTAACATGGCTCCGGAGTATGGTGCCACTGTGGGTTACTTCCCGATAGATTCACAGACTTTAAAATACTTAGCTGGTACCGGAAGAGATTATAGAATAGTTGAAACATACGCAAAATCTCAGGGATTATTCTATGATGAAGTTCCTAATTATACAGAAGTCGTTGAGATAGATCTAAGTAAAATTGAACCTTCTGTTGCTGGTCCTAGAAATCCAGATGAGAGAGTTCCGTTAAGGGAGATGAAAAAGAGAAATGAGAAGAAGGAGAAAAAGAGAGGAAGTATAGTAAGTGATAATGATGTTGTATTAACTGCAATAACCAGTTGTACAAATACATCAAATCCAACAGTTATGATTGGTGCTGGATTATTAGCTAAGAAGGCTGTAGAACATGGTTTAAGAGTTAAACCCTATGTAAAGACTAGTACTGCACCAGGATCACCAGTTGTTGTAGAATATCTTAAGGAATCTGGTTTACTCCCATATCTTGAGGCATTAGGTTTTCATATTGTCGGATTTGGCTGTACAACATGTATTGGTAATGCAGGACCTTTACCTAAAGTAGTAGAGGAAGATGTAAAGAAATATGGGCTAGAAGTTTATGGTGTAATTAGTGGTAATAGAAATTTTGAAGGAAGAGTAAATCCTCTTCTTAAAGGAGTTTATTTAGCTTCACCAATCCTAGTTGTTGCTTATGCACTAGCCGGGAGAATTGATATTGATTTTGATAACGAACCAATTGGTTACGATCCTAACGGTATACCAGTTTACTTAAAAGATATTTGGCCTTCTCTTCATGAAATTAGTGAGTATATTAATCTTTCTCTTAATCCAGAACTTTATAAGAAAAGGTATGAGAAAATATTTGAAGGAGATGAGAATTGGAAATCACTAAAGGTTAGTGAGAGTGAGACTTACAGTTGGGATTCTAGCTCAACATATATAAAAGAACCCCCATGGTTTATTTTACCAACCTCTAAACTTGATGATATATTGAACGCAAGAATTTTACTTTTACTTGGCGATAAAGTAACTACTGATCATATTTCTCCAGCTGGTCCAATACTAGAAGATTCAATTGCTGGGAAATATTTAAGACAATTGGGAGTTAAGGAGTTAAATACTTATGGTGCTAGGAGAGGAAACCATGAAGTAATGATAAGAGGAGGATTTGCAAATCCCAAGCTTAAGAATCTCCTAGTTGATAGGGAGGGTGGATATACTAAGCATTTCCCAGATGGCAAAGTAATGAGTGTTTACGAAGCTTCTGAGTTATATAAGAGTGAAGGAGTACCTCTAGTAGTTGTTGCTGGTAAGCAATATGGCTCTGGGAGTTCAAGAGATTGGGCTGCTAAAGTCACGGCATTATTAGGTATTAAAGCTGTATTAGCTGAGAGTTTCGAAAGGATTCACAGAAGTAACTTGGTAGCTATGGGAGTTTTACCAATCCAAATACCAGACTGGAGATCATTAGGTATAAAAGGTGATGAGGTTGTAAATATTTACGGTTTGAAGGAGTTAACGCCAAAGAAAAAGGTTAAGATTGAATTTAAATCTTCAAGTGGTGAAGTGAAAGTCATAGAAGGCTTAGTAAGAGTTGATACTAATGTTGAATTAGAATACGTACGTGAAGGTGGGGTTTTAAAGTATGTCATGAATAAATTATTATATGAAAGTTAGAATTAGAGGCATTTACGCTACAGCCCTAACAAAATTATTTTTAGATAATGGTTTTGAAATTGTTCAAGCCACTCCACAAATCTCTGAGCGTTTTTCTCTTCCTATTAAAGACGAACCCTCAGATGTTACAGTTAAAGACGGAAATGATAAGGGAGAATTAATTAGTATTGGAGAGGATATTTATTCATTTTTACGTAAAACTTTTCAGACTTCTTTTGTATGGAAATCACCAGTTAAACTCTATTCAGTAATTGAAACTAATAACTGTAAGTTTATGGACTATCAAGTTGAGCCTTGTTTAGATAAGGGATTAGTGGTTAAACCACCAACTGAGGGAAGAGTTATTTTATCATCTCCTAAAGCAGTCGGTAAATATTCTATGGTTTGGAGAGGAGATGGTAAAACATTCTTTTCAGAACATATAAGAGATAGAGAGGAAAAAACAAGACTTCTGTCTATAAGTATTCCATTTAATAAGAAAGGGTATAATGTAAAATGGAGGAGTAATGCTCCTTTTGCAAACAATATTGTTCTTAAAGAAGAATTGGAAAAATTAGCAATGAGGTTTGATAATGACGATTTTAGGCAACAAGGTGAAGATTTCATAAAAGTTACGGTGTCTTTAGAAGATAAAATTATGTTAGATGAAATCAGAAAAAAGGTATTACCCAATACTATTAAATTTCATCATATGTTAAAAATGTCTTTTTCGAATGAAGTTGATGAAATTGAGCAAACCTCTATGAATAATGAAGAATTGTTAGATAAACTCATTACTGAATATATGAAGATTGAACATATTAAACCAGATGGTAGAAAGTTTGAGCTAAAAGAAGGTAAGGTTATATATAAAGAGGTTAACTCAGACTATTATATCGTTAGATTAATGAGAGTCTTTTCAAGAGAAGGAATTTATGACGGGCTAAATGTTAAGAAAGAGGAAGGAGATTACGATATTGTTGAGTTTGATTCAAGAAAATGGTATCAGATCCACAGATATTATAATAAGGATGGTAAGTTGAAGGGGATTTATGTTAACATTTCCACACCGCCAGAATTACTCAGAGGTAAATTAAGGTATCTTGATTTAGAGGTTGATGTTGTTAAAGTAGGAGACGAAGTTAGGATCATTGATTTAGAGGAATTAGAAAAGAACAAAGATATCATAGGAGAGACAATGTATAAAAAAATATTTACCATAATAGAAGAAGTTAAAAAGATTCTTTAAAGTTTTTCTAATTCTTCTCTACTGATAGGAATAATTTTAACAACATTCTCATTCTCGTCATATATCACTCTAACTAAATCTCCTTCTCTTACTTTAACTTTTTGTCTTATTCTAGCTGGTATTGTAACCTGGAAATTTCTTGAGACCTTTACAATATCTTCAACTGGCATATTTACTTCCAGATAAATTATTATCTATTGGTTAAAAAACTTTTATATAATAATTATTCTGAAACTTTGCTCCTTCTATTTTTTACTTACGATCTTAACTTCTTTGTTGCCTCACTGGTAATAATCTTTTTAGTCTGTTCAACATTACCTAATCTTCTCGTTGTTTCAATACTTTGCTGAAGTCTTCTTGTAGTTTCCATTAGTTCAATTCTTCTAGTCTGTTCAGCTAATTGACTCATTTGCTGCAAAGTTCTAGTTGCTTCAGCTAAGTTATTTGAATTTACTTGAGTAACTAACTTATTCATTAATTCATAATATTGGTATTCATTAAGAATATCGTTGTTAATACCACTTAAAAATACTTGAGAATTAGAGGCTGGCGTTACTTGACTAACTGCTATAATGTTTTCTGTTCTATTGGTAGCTGGATCTTCATAAGTTACTCTTACATTTAATATATTTCCATTAAAGTTTGGTGGAATAGAGGTTTCACCAAATATTCTAACAACCCCTTCTATAGCTCCTAATTTAACTGGTGGTCCAGAATAGTTTAGTAATTTAATTGGTGATGGTGAGTTTATTTCTACTATAACATTTTTAGCACCTACTTGAGTAACAGCGGCTTGAGGCAAAGAATTAGCTATTTCCATTGGATCTTGAATATGGTTAAGAATACCGCCAGTTTTATCTGCTAAAATCTTAAGTAACTGCTCATTATAATCATCACCAATACCAAATGAGATTACTTTAAACCCATCTGGGAATTGAAGTTTTTCGTATGCGTCAGTATTTGTTAAATCGGTTGGATTACCGTCTGTTAATAAAATAATATAACCCGGCATCTCATGCTTTTTAGCTATTTGAATAGCGGTTGACAAGGCAGTATATAATACGGTGTTACCTTGAGCAGTTACACTAGAAATTGTCTCACCTACAGACCCTGAGGTATCTGCGAATTCAATTAAAGTATTTACTGTAGAAGAAAATGTAATAAATGTAATTTTATTTCCTGGAGGAATTTTATTTAATAACTGTAAGGCACCTTGTTTTGCCGTCTCTATCTTAATTCCAGCCATGGATCCAGAGGTATCTAATAAGATTATATAATGAAATCCAGTTGCAACAGATACTCGTTCTGGAACTAAAATTAATCTAAAAACTCCCCTAACTGGTGATGTAAAAGAATACTTATGACTAAACTCTAATCTAGCTGATATTGTCAAAAAAATCACCCAACTTTTATTCAGCCACAACTTTTACAATAGTCTGATTTCCAAGTTTTATTATCGTATTGGGACTAATTTTTTGTTTTCCTTTAACTGGTTGAAACAGTTTCCCATCATAAATATAAGTTCCATTTGTACTATTAAGATCCTCAATATAAAGTTCTCCTCCTTCAAGTGAAATTACTGCATGCCTTCTTGATACTTCCGGATCAGGAACTATAATAACATTCTCCGGACTTCTTCCAACTGAAATAGATGGAAATATATCAAAGCTTAGGGGTATCTTTTGATTAATTAATCCAGCATAAGGTGTTTGGATGAAGAGTAGATAATATTTTTGCGTTACTTGTTGAGCAGGAGGTACTATTTGGCCTGGTGGAGTTGTTGGTGGTGGAGGTGTAACAACTTGTTGTTGAATAGCTGGCGTTGAAACAGGTTGTTGTGGAGAAGGCGGCACTTGACCTACATCTGTCGGTGGTGGAGGTGTAACAACTTGTTGTTGGGCTTCAACTTGTGGGGATGGATTTTGTTGTAGTGATTGTTCATGTGGTGGTGGAGGTGGTGTTTGAGTTATTTGTTGTGGCGGAGTAGTTTGAGTTTCTGCAGGCTTTTGAGCACCACATTTAATACAAAAACTTGCATCATCAGCATTCTCATATCCACAAACGGGACATTTCCATGGCATACATAAAGTATTTTGTATAAAAGTATTTATAGTTTTACTCACGTAATATTCATAGTAGAAATGACTATAAGTCTAAAAATTAAATCCTCACACAGCTATGTTAGTATTGAAAAACCTACTCAAATTAGCCTTATAATTAGGATTGTTCCTGAGACTTTTGTTCAATTTACTGGTATTCACTATGTAATTCTTATTGATAATAGTCCTTCTATGCGTAAAGACAATAAGTTAGATGTTGCTATAGCTGCTGCAAATAAACTTTCTTATGAGATTCCACCCGGAAACTATATTTCAATTTATCTTTTCTCTAATGATTTAGAGAAAATTTATGAAGGTCCATCAGGTAATCCTATAGCTTTGCAAAATGTTAAGAAAGGATATACTACGAATTTACATAAAGCCCTAAGTAAAATTTTACAACAGTTAGCTTATGTTCAATTACCAGTTAAATTGATTATATTATCTGATGGTAAACCGACTGATAAGAGAAATGTAAAGGAGTATGAGGGACTTCAAGTACCCCCAAACGTTCAGATTATTTCGATCGGAATCGGAAGAGATTATAATGAAGTCATATTAAAAAGAATGGCCGACAAAGGTTCTGGAGTATATTATCATATAGAAGACCCCACTCAACTACCATCAGTATTTGCTCAACAAAAGGTTAGTGAAGTTGCTGGCTATAATTTTGTCTTAAATGTTCCACCAGGTTTTGAGGTTATTAACTATGAGGTTCCAGTAAATATTCCAATAATTGATAGGACTATATCGATTTATGCAATTGGAACAATACCTCCTGGAACTCAGCCAGTTCAACTATTATTTACTGGAAGTTATTACGATCCAGCTAAAAGGATTAACGTTACTATTAATGAGCAACTAATTATACCAAGAGGTAATGAGGTTCAAGTTACACAAGGTGTAAATCAAGGTATTTTATCTGAGGTCAGATACTATAGCCTGCTTAAACAATATAGTAACGCTATAGCTAGTGGGAGTAAAGATGCTACTGTGATAGCACAAGAGCTTAAAGTAGCAGCAGAGCAAACAAGAAGGGAAGATTTAATAGAAGAAACTAGAAGGCTTACTGGTGATTCAAAGACAGATTTATCTGAAGTTACGAGAACTATGAGAAAAAGTTAAAAGGAAATATGATTGATTTTTGTGTGGTATGATCAAATTAACGTTCTTTCATGATGTGATTTGTCCTTTCTGTTTCGTTATGTCTAAAAGACTTAAAAATGTAGTAAGAGAATTTAAGGGAGAAGTTATTGTTAAGCATAAGGCATTCTCTATCATTTCATCACTAGAGGACTTGAAGGAAATAGCTCCTACAATAGAAGATGCTAGAAAAGTATTTCTTAATGAATTTCAAATAGTGAAAAAATATTTTCCAGACTACGATCCAGAGAAAGTTATTAGTAAGGGTAAAATAGGTTATGTGTGGTCAATTCCACCTTTGATGGCATGTAAGGCTGCAGAATTTCAAAAGGGCGATGAAGGTCATTGGGAATACTTTGATAAAGCTCAAGATAAGTTCTTCCTAGAGGGAGAAGATGTTACACAAGATGAGGTTCTTATTAAAATCGCAGAAGAAGTTGGATTAGATGTGGAACAGTTTAAGAGGGACTTTAAATCTAAAAAAGCAAAGTTAGCTGTAATAGAAGATGAAGAAGAAGCTAAAGCTATGGGTATTCACGGTGTTCCAGCTATTTTAATTAATGACGTCTGGCTTGTGAGAGGTGTTCAATCAGAAGATTTCTTAAGACAAACAATTGAAGACATATTAGAGCACGGCGAACCGAAAAATGTAAAGCTAAAAGCTTTTTGGGAGAGAGAATAAAGTATTACACATGAAAGCTGTAAAAAACTACATGTCAAGTCCAGTATTTCAAGTTGAAGCAAATACGTCTATACAAGAAGTATGTAGGCTAATGATGGAAAGAGGAGTAGGTTCAGTAATAGT
It encodes the following:
- a CDS encoding VWA domain-containing protein — its product is MTISARLEFSHKYSFTSPVRGVFRLILVPERVSVATGFHYIILLDTSGSMAGIKIETAKQGALQLLNKIPPGNKITFITFSSTVNTLIEFADTSGSVGETISSVTAQGNTVLYTALSTAIQIAKKHEMPGYIILLTDGNPTDLTNTDAYEKLQFPDGFKVISFGIGDDYNEQLLKILADKTGGILNHIQDPMEIANSLPQAAVTQVGAKNVIVEINSPSPIKLLNYSGPPVKLGAIEGVVRIFGETSIPPNFNGNILNVRVTYEDPATNRTENIIAVSQVTPASNSQVFLSGINNDILNEYQYYELMNKLVTQVNSNNLAEATRTLQQMSQLAEQTRRIELMETTRRLQQSIETTRRLGNVEQTKKIITSEATKKLRS
- a CDS encoding FHA domain-containing protein — its product is MPWKCPVCGYENADDASFCIKCGAQKPAETQTTPPQQITQTPPPPPHEQSLQQNPSPQVEAQQQVVTPPPPTDVGQVPPSPQQPVSTPAIQQQVVTPPPPTTPPGQIVPPAQQVTQKYYLLFIQTPYAGLINQKIPLSFDIFPSISVGRSPENVIIVPDPEVSRRHAVISLEGGELYIEDLNSTNGTYIYDGKLFQPVKGKQKISPNTIIKLGNQTIVKVVAE
- a CDS encoding VWA domain-containing protein codes for the protein MTISLKIKSSHSYVSIEKPTQISLIIRIVPETFVQFTGIHYVILIDNSPSMRKDNKLDVAIAAANKLSYEIPPGNYISIYLFSNDLEKIYEGPSGNPIALQNVKKGYTTNLHKALSKILQQLAYVQLPVKLIILSDGKPTDKRNVKEYEGLQVPPNVQIISIGIGRDYNEVILKRMADKGSGVYYHIEDPTQLPSVFAQQKVSEVAGYNFVLNVPPGFEVINYEVPVNIPIIDRTISIYAIGTIPPGTQPVQLLFTGSYYDPAKRINVTINEQLIIPRGNEVQVTQGVNQGILSEVRYYSLLKQYSNAIASGSKDATVIAQELKVAAEQTRREDLIEETRRLTGDSKTDLSEVTRTMRKS
- a CDS encoding DsbA family oxidoreductase is translated as MIKLTFFHDVICPFCFVMSKRLKNVVREFKGEVIVKHKAFSIISSLEDLKEIAPTIEDARKVFLNEFQIVKKYFPDYDPEKVISKGKIGYVWSIPPLMACKAAEFQKGDEGHWEYFDKAQDKFFLEGEDVTQDEVLIKIAEEVGLDVEQFKRDFKSKKAKLAVIEDEEEAKAMGIHGVPAILINDVWLVRGVQSEDFLRQTIEDILEHGEPKNVKLKAFWERE